The genomic region CTGCGTAGCCCAGTGCTAGCTTGCCATGCTTCTAGATGTACTGCTGACCAGGTATGTCTGGCACATTCATATACTACTAGTTACAGGAATGATACTACTTACTATTTAATGGAATTGTTTGCTATTAGGTCTCTAATGGAATCTGAACTAAAAAGGATAGATCATGGGGGTACAAGTCCCAATGAGATATGTTCTTCATTATGACTTTGGTCTACTCTGTGATTTACTAAGCTGTTGAAGGCAGATATACTTTCCTAAAACACATAAAATACAGTCCCTGCTTCTTTAGCATCTTCCATTCCTCTTCCCCTCCATTTGGAAATCTCAGACTTACAAAGCAGATGCCAGCCCGTTGCATGAAGACCCCTGTACAGATGTTATTGGGGCGGCACAGGTTTCTGCTGGTTACGGTGACATTAAGTTCCTGAAGGCGGTCGGGTATCCGTCCTTCTGTGGAAAGTTGGCCCCACCCAGCAGTCACACACTGAGTCCCTGCAGGGACATCTTCATTGGCATTGGGCAGAGACACCACCTGCACTTTGCCATTTAAAGACACAGGTCGATCAAGCTGGCAATGTAAGAACCAGAAAATAATTTCAGAAAGCAATTTCAGCAGATTTGCACAAcatagtacatactgtatgtctatctttctatcaatactaatatatattttgaatattatCCTTGAAAAATTATGATACATCATTCATAAATATGTATATCCCCATTTCTATGGTGCATACAGTATTGTTCAAATATATGAACTGTTTACCTGCTTGTGGTAGGGGACCCTATGActaataaataagctttaaaaaaattggcataaGGCCAGGAACATCTACCTTACCTTCTGGGGAACAGAATTAAATACTTGCTACATAAAATGACCTTTTCTCTTTGGCTtcagcatataatatatatttcaaattatGAAGCTCTCTTCCATTTTAAAAAGTTCAATATGTATATCTGCACAATGTGTATAATTCAAAATACTATTTCATATCAGTCATTACAATTTCTCTATAATGGACAAGTAACTTCAGAAAATGATTTACgcatatacattttcacataatGATACTTAAAAgcatattcatatttaaattgaccCTTAATTTTATATGGTACATTGCATAGTTTGCACATGTATATAAGGCACTTAACATGTATGTAAAGCACTTCTGCTTTAAGTGTCTGACCCAGTGAGCATGCACCCACCTATTAATCTGAAAGAGAAGCAAGTTGCAAAGTAAAGTCATAGAGGTGCAAGGGAGCCCTGGTTGATTAAATTCAGGCTTTTGATGTGTGtagttatgctggaattctggagcTAAAATGcagcatggttaaaaaaaattggtagaTTGCAATGATTTTATTACACATTGTCTCTATTAGTAAATAAGACACCATATTTGTTTAGGGACCAGATAAAATTTGTTTGGAGACACAAAAGCTAATAGCACTCTGTGATAATATTCATGgaatcttcctcaatttttataCGTACAGAAAAGAAATAACTCTTACTTGCtcttacttttagtatgacaatGTCATTCTCCAAAGTCAGTGGATTGAAGCCATTTTCAAAGACCTGGTTCACCCTAAACCTTTGCTTGGTTTCTTCATTTTCACGAAGGGAGTGAGCCCCCAACACCACTGTCACCACACTGGGTGCACTAAAAAATGAGGAAAGTTTGGGAAACAGATAAAAGGGAAATTAAACATAGAAACAAAGACAAGGAAATTGATAAGGCAACAGGAAGGGCGCAGGTGATTACAAAATCATATAGTGGCATACAGTGTTATATTTaaatgagtggttcacctttaagttaacttttagcatgttatagagtgcccaattctaagcaacgtttaaattggtcttcattatttgttttttatttttttatagttttttaattatttgccttctacttctgactctttccagctttcaaatgggggtcattgaccccatataaaaaacccaaatgctctgtatggtAACAtgtcgctactttttattactcgcctttctactctattcatattccattatcttattcaaatcagtgatggttggtagggtaatttggaccccagcaaccagattgctgaaatcgcaaactggagagctgctaaataaaaagctaaacaagaaccacaaattataaaaaatgaaaaccattttctaatgttctcagaatatcattctctacattatactttaaagttaacttgaaggtgaacaccccatttaaatgtaatatttgttaACACTACCCACCACATTTATTCTCCAGCATACAATATTCTTATACCAGGATATTAGTCACACCATGAAGCATTCAATCAGTCTCTAAATAGATCTTAATGAGATCAGTTACTCACGTATTCTCCATACAATGAGCAGCAGTCATGAGAAACTGTGGGGCAATAAGAGACCCCCCACAGAAATGCCGACCTCTCAGCTGTAATGAAGCTATGTAGGGATGAGAGTTTGGGGATGCCTCTCTGCCACCCACAATTTGAGTTTGCATGGAACCTGTGAGAGAGAGTATGTTACATTGTTATAAATATAGATTCACCCACTAATTTAAACACTTTCAGTGATTCACACACTCACCAGCATAAACACACAGCTTACCTCCATTTACTTGACTCGTCCACAAAAGTGCCAAAGTAACCAGCAGGAAATGTTCCATCTTTTGTTAATGTGTGTATGCTAGAGGCTCAGCACTTTTTATAGGTTGCGCTAGGTGACGAGATTGCAAAACTTTCTTCTAACAAGAAATGTCTAACTGAAAAAGAGGTTTGCAACTTACCACAACCGTAGTGTATTTTGGAAGAGGGGGAAGTTGAACAAGAAGTGTGAAGAATAAAGAGTGCGGGAAATGTACCAACTATGTTATATGTCCAGGTATGGTTCAGTTAAACAGTACAGACCACAAAATGAATGCAAGATTCAAGGCAAATAAGGGTGAAATAAATGACAACTTTTAAAGTGAAATTAAAATTGACCAGAAGAAGAACATTCAGTAAGCACTCCTTTCTATGGTCTGCCTGATTTTTGCACCTTGTGAAATTGGGAAAGTTATGGGACAGGTATCGAGACTCGACCATTTGTGACATGAAATTATCTTGcagcaaatttataaacttgcTTCCATTAAATAATGTCTTCACAGTACAGTTCTGCCAGGTAGAATTCGAGTAATTTAAAGACCCATAATTAAGCCTTGGCCCAAACTAGCAGTCTCTTCTATTGGAAGAGCATTAGCCACTACTTATACCTTTTTTCTTATGAGGGGATCTGAGTTGCATTCTCACTGATGGCAATTTACAAGCTTcttgcattattaaaaatacatgtatttctGTTACTATTTTGTATATTGTGACGATACaacttctgccccccccccgtcATGTCAAAGAAATCCCCATCCACCACTCAACCCCAATTTTCCCCTACTATTACCAGATCCTCGTTTAACCTATGTTCCTTCACCCCTCATGCCTATTTTTGTTAAAAAGCAAATCACAGGTGATGAGGGGATTCCACATATGAATCTTTCCAAATTGCCTGCTGCTTCAACAGGAACACGACCAGGAACTAACCATTTGGGGCACCTGTTCTAACCTACTAAAAAATGCCTCTATAGTATACCCAAGAAGAGGTAATAGTGTTGGGGGAACAATCAAAACTTTTAGTTCTTGGTCCTTATATCAGATGATAGGAAGGCAGTTTGTTAATACGTGGAAGGCAATGCAATATTGTTGATGATAAGGACGAACTGTGTTAATTTCTGTATTACTGGAGCCCgtacattcagaagtaaaaaaaatgagcaGACCAGTGGATAACTGCTGGTTTATCAGTGTTAGTACTACATTGTACATCTCATTGGAGTGTCTTCTAATGCCACAATCTTTTGCATTTTTCTCTCCTGCAATAATAAGTCCACTCAAAGTAGATCTCACCCATTTAAACACACTTCTTCTCCCCACACTAACAACTAACAAAAAAATATCACTGTTAAATTTAAGCAAAGTGCTGGTAAATGTCTTGCTCCATAGTAGAATACCCTGCTGCAGCAGAGCGCTTCTGGGTTCTGAACACATGTGATTAACAGTGGCATATGAAGCAAGAGGAAAAGCAGCACACTCTGGGGACTTATGAGCTGGGAATTCCTGAATAATGCAGTGGCAAATGTGTTTAGGAGTAGGTTAGATGTCTGGCAAACAAAAGCACTGGTGATTAGGATTGTTAAGTAGGGCTCCTTATACACTGTAGATTGTTTTAGTGATGGCACccccttaaaaatatatttttgtgctaCCTTACCTTGGAGGCTGATACAGAATGCATACAAAACAGTTCATATTTCTGCTGGTAAATTCTGTCTATAAAACCTGTTGTTCTCTCTTTCTCAAAATCCTACTTATGTCCTCTGAAGTCCTTCTTTCAATCGTCGACTTGGacataataataacagtatgGCACGGGGAGTCAGgaccgggccaaggtattttggcaccctaggcaagggcttcaatcagtgctccccccccacctggtcctgcattaccatttcccaccttatcaTTTTTCCCCctgtacctttgccagcagcCGTCATGTTGcctcatgtacctgtgccagcacctatcatattgcctccgtTTGTACccatgccaatggcagtcaatccctccgATTGCCTACAAGCCCCCAatcagtacctgtgccagcataagtcaaaacatccatcatattgctaatttgtatctgtgccagcaggagccaaaaatccatcatattgtcccaaacatctgtgtacctgtaccagcagccaccatattgccccatgtacctgagccagcagcagccatccctcatattgcccccaatctgtacctgtgccagcatcagccaaaaaactCGCAacattgcctccatatatgtacttgtgccagcagcagccaaaaatccatcatatcatctgtttacctgtgcaagtagcaacCAAGATAtttcccacaaatatgtacctgtgtcagcagctgCCAAGGAGGTGGGGAGTGATTCTGCCTGCAGTACTAATgacgggcaagagggggttggaacaggtggtttataaaattgaaaaactattaaaggttttctttaaaaaataaaaagaaagaaaattcctCTTAAAAGAgcgcccccccatgattgcgccctaggcgggcgtttactctgcctacccctagttctggccctgtgggGAGTAGTCTAGTGAAAGGTGGCATAAGCAAAACCAAAGTAATAGGTAATGGGTACAGTCCAGGAATTCTTAAGAGCACATTAACAGATCACTTGCACCTATACCCATGGCGTGTGCAATATGAACAGTGTAGCTTTTGTCTTATTAAAAATCTTGTGCAAGTATCCAGATCACAGTGCACACAGGCCCAAGAGAATCCTTAATACCTGCTTTTAGAGATGGCACTAAAGGGTGGCATGCATGGCTTCCCCTGGCATTCCTCCATTGTACATTCTAAATGAGAGCATGTCAAAATGCATGTGTTCTCGACTTTTAATGCCATAAAACAATGCAACTTTGTggaattaagtataaaaaaaacctttccctGGAAAATGAACTTTGAAATTTTCATGTGGGGAATtgaagaagggtttttttttaatttagaggaGCACCTTGAGACTGATTTGAGCTCAAGAATGAGTGATTACCACAG from Xenopus laevis strain J_2021 chromosome 1S, Xenopus_laevis_v10.1, whole genome shotgun sequence harbors:
- the prtn3.S gene encoding myeloblastin, translated to MEHFLLVTLALLWTSQVNGGSMQTQIVGGREASPNSHPYIASLQLRGRHFCGGSLIAPQFLMTAAHCMENTAPSVVTVVLGAHSLRENEETKQRFRVNQVFENGFNPLTLENDIVILKLDRPVSLNGKVQVVSLPNANEDVPAGTQCVTAGWGQLSTEGRIPDRLQELNVTVTSRNLCRPNNICTGVFMQRAGICFGDSGGPLVCNGVIQGITSFIIRTCGNGRSPDFFSRVALFRSFIDNAINS